From a region of the Armatimonas rosea genome:
- a CDS encoding peptide chain release factor 3, which translates to MSDLETEIARRRTFAIISHPDAGKTTLTEKLLLYGGAIQLAGSVTAKKNRRQATSDWMELEKQRGISITSTVLQFEYDGCVLNLLDTPGHQDFSEDTYRTLVAADSAVMLIDNARGVEPQTIKLFAVCRQRGIPIFTFINKMDRPGLDPLDLMANLEEVLGIRSAPVFWPIGDGDQFQGVYDRQSSQLHLYDRVQHGANKAPVRIVDLSDPTLDEIIGSGPAQKLRDDIELLDVAGEPLDPERIAKGEITPLFFGSAVTNFGVERFLKRFIDLAPTPTSRPAQGGEIEPSEPEFRGFVFKIQANMDPNHRDRVAFLRVVSGRFERDMVALNPRSKKSVRLTRPQKLFASDRETVDVAYPGDIIGLTNPGVFQLGDTVCTGAPVQFRGFPRFAPEHFGVLRNRKSEKYKQFQKGIEQLSEEGVVQLFHEINAGRTEPILGVVGQLQFEVIQFRLISEYGVETSLDRLPYGHARWIQGPEDALREVYWGMGTRRVEDSFGNFVCLFESQWGMNHIIENNPKLRFLSTALDLSESQEAAGA; encoded by the coding sequence ATGAGCGATTTAGAGACAGAGATTGCGCGGCGGCGCACGTTTGCCATTATCTCCCACCCCGACGCGGGAAAGACGACTCTGACGGAGAAGCTACTTCTCTACGGGGGCGCGATTCAGCTCGCGGGGTCGGTGACGGCGAAGAAGAACCGGCGGCAGGCGACCTCGGACTGGATGGAGCTGGAGAAGCAGCGCGGCATCTCGATCACGTCCACCGTGCTCCAGTTCGAGTACGACGGCTGCGTGCTGAATCTCTTGGACACGCCGGGCCACCAGGACTTCTCCGAGGACACGTACCGGACTCTGGTTGCCGCCGATAGCGCCGTGATGCTGATCGACAACGCCCGCGGTGTCGAGCCGCAGACCATCAAGCTCTTTGCGGTCTGCCGCCAGCGCGGGATTCCGATCTTCACGTTTATCAATAAGATGGACCGCCCCGGCCTCGACCCGCTGGACCTGATGGCCAACCTTGAGGAGGTGCTGGGGATTCGCTCCGCGCCGGTCTTCTGGCCGATTGGCGATGGCGACCAGTTCCAGGGCGTGTATGATCGCCAGAGTAGCCAGCTCCACTTGTACGACCGCGTCCAGCACGGTGCCAACAAGGCTCCCGTTCGCATTGTCGATCTAAGCGACCCGACTCTCGATGAGATTATCGGCAGTGGCCCGGCGCAGAAGCTCCGCGACGATATCGAGCTGCTGGATGTGGCCGGCGAGCCGCTCGACCCGGAGCGCATTGCCAAGGGCGAGATCACGCCGCTGTTCTTTGGGAGCGCGGTCACGAACTTCGGGGTCGAGCGGTTCCTGAAGCGCTTTATCGACCTCGCACCCACCCCGACCTCGCGCCCGGCCCAGGGCGGGGAGATCGAGCCCAGTGAGCCGGAGTTCCGGGGCTTTGTCTTTAAGATCCAGGCCAACATGGACCCGAACCACCGCGACCGGGTGGCGTTTCTGCGCGTGGTCTCGGGGCGCTTTGAGCGCGATATGGTCGCCCTGAATCCCCGCTCCAAGAAGTCCGTGCGCCTGACACGCCCACAGAAGCTCTTTGCCTCGGACCGGGAGACGGTCGATGTGGCCTACCCGGGCGACATTATCGGCCTCACCAACCCTGGTGTCTTCCAGCTCGGCGACACGGTCTGCACGGGGGCTCCGGTGCAGTTCCGGGGCTTTCCACGCTTCGCCCCCGAGCACTTTGGGGTCCTGCGCAACCGGAAGTCCGAGAAGTATAAGCAGTTCCAAAAAGGAATCGAGCAGCTCTCGGAGGAAGGTGTCGTGCAGCTCTTCCACGAGATCAACGCCGGGCGCACCGAGCCGATCCTGGGCGTGGTCGGGCAGCTCCAGTTCGAGGTGATCCAGTTCCGGCTGATCTCCGAGTACGGGGTCGAGACCAGCCTGGACCGCCTGCCCTACGGCCATGCACGCTGGATTCAGGGCCCCGAAGACGCCCTCCGCGAGGTCTACTGGGGCATGGGCACCCGCCGGGTCGAGGACAGCTTCGGCAACTTTGTCTGCCTGTTTGAGAGCCAGTGGGGGATGAACCATATTATCGAGAACAACCCCAAGCTGCGCTTTCTCTCCACCGCGCTCGATCTCTCGGAGTCTCAGGAAGCGGCCGGCGCGTGA
- a CDS encoding SDR family NAD(P)-dependent oxidoreductase, translating to MRVALVTGAGSGVGRAVAVALAQEGFSVALVGRRREKLEETAALTGGRIFVGDASDPVAMERVLAELGPVSVLVNNAGVHNGFDKITESDPERWRQTLLTNVYAPYLLSRLCAPGMKALGWGRLIQVSSAAGFAPPDGPGADYILSKYTLNFFTRQLAAELVGSELSCCAIHPGEVKTEMWEDIKDFGGMPGWAELVERTGGDPPEKASELVCKIVAAPASETNGKFLWIEGGIQAPRFTW from the coding sequence GTGAGAGTCGCGCTGGTCACGGGGGCCGGGAGCGGGGTGGGGCGCGCGGTCGCCGTGGCGCTGGCGCAAGAGGGCTTCTCGGTGGCGCTGGTGGGGCGACGGCGGGAGAAGCTCGAAGAGACCGCGGCGCTCACCGGCGGACGCATCTTTGTCGGGGATGCCAGTGACCCCGTGGCGATGGAGCGCGTGCTCGCGGAGCTTGGCCCGGTCTCGGTGCTGGTCAACAACGCGGGGGTCCACAATGGCTTCGACAAGATCACCGAGAGCGACCCGGAGCGCTGGCGTCAGACCCTGCTGACCAATGTCTACGCGCCCTACCTGCTCTCCCGTCTTTGTGCACCGGGGATGAAGGCGCTGGGCTGGGGACGTCTGATCCAGGTCAGCTCCGCCGCGGGCTTCGCCCCGCCCGACGGCCCCGGCGCGGACTACATTCTCTCGAAGTACACCCTTAACTTCTTCACGCGCCAGCTCGCCGCCGAGCTGGTCGGCAGCGAGCTCTCGTGCTGCGCGATCCATCCCGGCGAGGTCAAGACCGAGATGTGGGAAGACATTAAAGACTTTGGCGGCATGCCCGGCTGGGCCGAGCTGGTCGAGCGCACCGGCGGCGACCCGCCCGAGAAAGCCTCCGAGCTAGTCTGCAAGATTGTCGCCGCCCCGGCAAGCGAGACCAACGGGAAGTTTCTCTGGATCGAGGGCGGCATCCAAGCCCCCCGGTTTACGTGGTAG
- the proS gene encoding proline--tRNA ligase — translation MAKQAITTREKDYSQWYLDIVKEADLSDYSPVRGCMVIKPTGYAIWEMIQQGLDKRIKDTGHVNAYFPLFIPVSFMTKEAQHVEGFAPEVAVVTHHRLESDGKGGLVPAAPLEEPLVVRPTSEAIIGDSFSRWVQSWRDLPLLINQWANVVRWELRTRPFLRTAEFLWQEGHTAHATHDEAEEETLKILHEVYSDFVENVMAIPVFKGLKTDKEKFAGALRTYAIEAMMQDGKALQAGTSHNLGQNFAKAFEIKFQGQNQNEIEYAWTTSWGVSTRLVGALIMAHSDDDGLVLPPRLAPTQAVIVPIYKTDDEKAATLAAAEQLKAAIGDKARVKIDARDNVTPGFKFNEWEVKGIPVRIEIGPRDVANQTVVLGRRDRPGKEGKRFVSWAELPETLPQLLEEIQAALYERAKAFRDSHVVDVANYTELAAAVETGFARAWWAGSREDEDKIQTELKATIRCIPLDQPGGEGVCVLTGQPATQQVLFARSY, via the coding sequence ATGGCAAAACAAGCAATCACAACCCGCGAGAAAGACTACTCGCAGTGGTATCTCGATATCGTCAAAGAGGCGGACCTCTCGGACTACTCCCCGGTGCGCGGCTGTATGGTCATCAAGCCCACGGGCTACGCGATCTGGGAGATGATCCAGCAGGGGCTCGACAAGCGCATCAAGGACACGGGGCATGTCAATGCCTACTTCCCGCTCTTTATCCCCGTGAGCTTCATGACCAAAGAGGCGCAGCATGTCGAGGGCTTCGCGCCGGAAGTCGCCGTGGTGACCCATCATAGGCTGGAGAGCGATGGCAAGGGCGGGCTGGTTCCGGCCGCGCCGCTGGAGGAGCCGCTGGTGGTCCGCCCGACCTCCGAGGCGATTATCGGGGATAGCTTCTCGCGCTGGGTACAGTCCTGGCGCGACCTGCCGCTGCTCATCAACCAGTGGGCTAATGTCGTGCGCTGGGAGCTGCGCACGCGCCCGTTTCTGCGCACCGCCGAGTTCCTCTGGCAGGAGGGCCACACCGCCCACGCCACCCACGATGAGGCCGAGGAGGAGACCCTGAAGATTCTTCATGAGGTCTACTCGGACTTTGTGGAGAATGTCATGGCCATTCCGGTCTTCAAGGGGCTCAAGACCGACAAGGAGAAGTTCGCAGGCGCACTACGCACCTACGCGATCGAGGCGATGATGCAGGACGGCAAGGCGCTCCAGGCGGGCACGAGCCACAACCTGGGGCAGAACTTCGCCAAGGCGTTCGAAATTAAATTCCAGGGCCAGAACCAGAACGAGATCGAGTACGCCTGGACAACGTCGTGGGGTGTCTCGACCCGCCTCGTCGGGGCGCTGATCATGGCGCACTCCGACGACGACGGCCTCGTGCTGCCGCCGCGCCTCGCCCCGACCCAAGCGGTGATCGTCCCGATCTACAAGACCGACGACGAAAAAGCCGCCACTCTGGCCGCTGCGGAGCAGCTCAAGGCGGCGATTGGCGATAAGGCCCGTGTCAAGATCGACGCGCGGGATAACGTCACGCCGGGCTTTAAGTTCAACGAGTGGGAGGTCAAAGGCATCCCGGTGCGGATCGAGATCGGGCCGCGCGATGTCGCCAACCAGACAGTCGTGCTGGGCCGCCGGGACCGTCCAGGCAAGGAAGGCAAGCGCTTTGTCAGCTGGGCCGAGCTCCCCGAGACCCTGCCGCAGCTTTTGGAAGAGATCCAAGCCGCCCTCTACGAGCGCGCCAAGGCCTTCCGCGATAGCCACGTGGTCGATGTCGCCAACTACACCGAGCTCGCGGCCGCAGTCGAGACCGGCTTTGCCCGCGCCTGGTGGGCCGGCTCGCGCGAGGACGAAGACAAGATCCAGACCGAGCTCAAGGCGACCATCCGCTGCATCCCGCTGGACCAGCCCGGCGGCGAGGGGGTCTGCGTGCTCACCGGCCAGCCCGCCACCCAGCAAGTCCTGTTTGCGCGGAGCTACTAA
- a CDS encoding heparinase II/III domain-containing protein: MQTVDLARLRTGHPRLIVLDSELERVKTLATSDPNATRYRENLTAAGEKLLADPTTVEYKLIGPRLLDQSRKCLSRIYTLAALWRLDGDKKWVERAKKELFAAAAFPDWNPSHFLDVAEMTHAFAIGYDWLYHGLTTDEKTLLKTAIVEKGLRRGEEAYKGTKPWRWWTTVHHNWNQVCNGGMGLGALAIADEEPQLASFILHSALKSLPAAMASFGPDGGWNEGPGYWDYTVRYTVPLIAALESALGSDFGLATANGFDRTGTFRLYFVGPTGKVFNYADGGDNSGAAPEMRWLARRFKQPLYDWEANRGAGRFGGTMDLLWYTAASSNPKKANAPLDNVFRGIDAAFLRSDWGSKEALWVGFKGGDNAANHSHLDLGTFVFDALGERFVMELGPDNYNLPTYFGDKRWTYYRLRTEGQNTLTLDGENQATKAKAPLLAFSPQGYAVADLTAGYVQASKLWRGVALVEGRKALLIQDELTAKQPVEVGWRIHTLAQLAVSGAEATLTLKGKTCTARILEPAGAVFVAEEVVIAPVEGSKEQPKPTKGERRLLVRLASKVTQTRIAVLLTPGDGPKTTPLRPLRDWVSAAPSLPRLGGGL; the protein is encoded by the coding sequence ATGCAAACCGTTGACTTGGCAAGGCTGCGCACGGGGCATCCCCGGCTGATCGTCTTGGACTCCGAGCTAGAGCGGGTGAAGACACTCGCGACAAGCGATCCCAATGCCACACGCTACCGCGAGAACCTCACCGCGGCGGGGGAGAAGCTGCTGGCCGACCCCACGACGGTCGAGTACAAGCTGATCGGGCCGCGCCTGCTGGACCAGAGCCGCAAGTGCCTCTCGCGCATCTACACCCTGGCGGCGCTCTGGCGGCTCGATGGCGACAAGAAGTGGGTGGAGCGGGCGAAGAAAGAGCTCTTTGCCGCCGCCGCCTTCCCGGACTGGAACCCGTCGCACTTTCTCGATGTCGCCGAGATGACCCATGCCTTTGCCATTGGCTACGACTGGCTCTATCACGGCCTCACCACCGACGAAAAAACGCTCCTCAAGACCGCGATCGTGGAGAAGGGGCTCCGGCGCGGCGAGGAGGCCTACAAGGGGACCAAGCCGTGGAGGTGGTGGACCACGGTGCACCATAACTGGAACCAGGTCTGCAATGGAGGAATGGGCCTGGGAGCGCTGGCAATCGCCGACGAAGAGCCGCAATTAGCATCTTTTATTCTCCATAGCGCCCTAAAGTCGCTCCCCGCGGCCATGGCCTCGTTTGGCCCCGATGGCGGCTGGAACGAGGGGCCGGGCTACTGGGACTACACCGTGCGCTACACGGTTCCTCTGATCGCCGCGCTGGAGTCCGCGCTGGGCTCGGACTTTGGGCTCGCCACCGCAAATGGCTTCGACCGCACGGGGACCTTCCGGCTCTACTTTGTCGGCCCCACCGGGAAGGTCTTCAACTACGCCGACGGCGGCGATAACTCCGGGGCCGCCCCAGAAATGCGCTGGCTGGCACGGCGCTTCAAGCAGCCCCTCTACGACTGGGAGGCGAATCGGGGGGCGGGGCGCTTTGGCGGCACCATGGACCTGCTCTGGTACACCGCCGCTAGTAGCAATCCCAAGAAGGCAAATGCGCCCCTGGACAATGTCTTTCGTGGGATCGACGCCGCCTTCCTGCGCTCGGACTGGGGCAGTAAAGAGGCGCTCTGGGTGGGCTTCAAGGGCGGGGACAACGCCGCCAACCACTCCCACCTGGACCTGGGGACCTTTGTCTTCGATGCGCTGGGCGAGCGCTTTGTGATGGAGCTGGGGCCAGACAACTACAACCTGCCCACCTACTTCGGCGACAAGCGCTGGACCTACTACCGCCTCCGCACCGAGGGGCAGAACACACTCACGCTCGATGGCGAGAACCAGGCGACCAAGGCGAAAGCCCCTCTGCTCGCCTTCTCCCCACAGGGCTACGCGGTCGCGGATCTCACGGCGGGCTACGTCCAGGCGAGCAAGCTCTGGCGCGGGGTCGCGCTGGTGGAGGGGCGCAAGGCGCTCCTGATCCAGGACGAGCTCACGGCCAAGCAGCCGGTCGAGGTAGGCTGGCGTATCCACACCCTGGCCCAGCTCGCGGTCAGCGGGGCGGAGGCCACGCTCACGCTCAAGGGGAAGACCTGCACCGCGCGGATTCTCGAGCCCGCCGGGGCGGTGTTTGTTGCCGAAGAAGTCGTGATCGCGCCGGTCGAGGGGAGCAAGGAGCAGCCCAAGCCTACCAAGGGGGAGCGTCGCCTCCTAGTACGCCTCGCCAGTAAGGTGACCCAGACCCGAATCGCGGTGCTGCTCACGCCCGGCGATGGCCCCAAGACAACCCCGCTCCGGCCCCTCCGCGACTGGGTGAGCGCCGCGCCGTCGCTCCCACGCCTCGGGGGCGGGCTCTAG
- a CDS encoding glycosyltransferase family 117 protein codes for MARLSDKKIAWLLFTVAALVYALTLCRTIYTGDDGDFETAMATLGVCHPTGYPLFTLLGRAFLLGLAPVIDEPALRINLMTALFGAGAVGMFYRFVATVVPSRVVAASAALLLAFAPTLWQQSLSCEVYTLTALFLCTVLWLSVRLERGEQVLGPLVLVYGLALTNNLTMALFLPGFLVFAWRRVGFKRLFLCVPLFVLPLLLYAYVPLAAKYGHSPLKWGDPQTWPAFFQHVNGSQYRPLMFTQPLATWHLRLWEYAKGALWVEFGGHFLVFAIPGMVALWRRQRPVLCLTAWIFAVDIVYATNYAISDIYVYYIPSYLCMAVWIGVGLSELGGWLVRVRPQLVRPLALLLLLTPLVQMTTHLTSTDKSSNFLEADFASNILASAPKDAVVLNTNNTIFTLWYLKFVKHQRPDVAVLNVDLLEGTLNNNAAWYFEHLQSQWPSVPSPLGLPTKATSDGTYLQLLVRTALAEGRPVLLVSDDRQDGLSMEAGQPSLNDRLKPFTRRPWGITQRLYEPGTEPTDTELVAQNAALWQGFQTRGVYAGWKDGDPLQLHILVRYFNAHKALAPLAERLGQSELAREHYAGANFLFQDPEVAAGLKRLPPRPANEP; via the coding sequence ATGGCTCGTCTCTCCGATAAGAAAATCGCATGGCTACTCTTCACGGTCGCCGCGCTGGTCTACGCGCTCACCCTCTGTAGAACCATCTACACCGGAGACGACGGAGACTTCGAGACCGCCATGGCAACACTCGGAGTCTGCCACCCCACGGGCTATCCCCTCTTCACCCTCCTGGGACGAGCCTTCCTCCTGGGACTAGCACCCGTCATCGACGAGCCCGCCCTGCGCATCAACCTCATGACCGCCCTCTTTGGCGCGGGCGCGGTGGGGATGTTCTACCGCTTTGTCGCCACTGTCGTTCCCTCGCGAGTCGTCGCCGCGAGTGCCGCCCTGCTGCTGGCCTTCGCTCCCACGCTCTGGCAGCAGTCGCTCTCGTGCGAGGTCTACACGCTCACGGCGCTGTTTCTGTGCACGGTGCTCTGGCTGAGCGTGCGGCTGGAGCGGGGTGAGCAGGTGCTGGGTCCGCTGGTGCTGGTCTATGGTCTTGCGCTGACCAACAACCTGACGATGGCGCTGTTCCTGCCGGGCTTCTTGGTGTTTGCGTGGCGTCGTGTGGGCTTCAAGCGGCTCTTCTTGTGCGTGCCACTGTTTGTGCTCCCGCTGCTGCTCTATGCCTATGTCCCCCTCGCCGCCAAGTACGGACACTCGCCGCTCAAGTGGGGGGACCCACAGACCTGGCCGGCGTTCTTCCAGCATGTCAATGGCTCGCAGTACCGCCCGCTGATGTTCACCCAGCCCCTCGCAACCTGGCACCTACGGCTCTGGGAGTACGCCAAAGGGGCGCTCTGGGTGGAGTTTGGGGGGCACTTTCTGGTCTTTGCGATCCCCGGCATGGTGGCGCTCTGGCGACGCCAGCGTCCGGTGCTTTGTCTGACTGCCTGGATCTTTGCGGTAGATATTGTCTACGCGACCAACTACGCCATCAGCGATATCTATGTCTACTACATTCCCTCGTATCTCTGCATGGCGGTCTGGATCGGGGTAGGCCTCTCCGAGCTGGGCGGCTGGCTGGTGCGTGTTCGTCCCCAGCTGGTCCGCCCGCTCGCGCTCCTGCTCCTGCTCACGCCCCTGGTCCAGATGACCACCCACCTGACCTCTACGGATAAGAGCAGCAACTTTCTGGAGGCAGACTTTGCGAGCAATATCCTGGCAAGCGCACCCAAAGACGCGGTGGTGCTCAATACCAACAACACGATCTTTACGCTCTGGTACCTGAAGTTTGTCAAGCACCAGCGCCCGGATGTGGCGGTCCTGAACGTGGACTTGCTGGAGGGGACTCTCAACAACAACGCGGCCTGGTACTTCGAGCACCTGCAGAGCCAGTGGCCCAGTGTTCCCTCGCCGCTGGGGCTCCCGACCAAGGCCACCAGCGATGGCACCTACCTCCAGCTCCTGGTCCGAACCGCGCTGGCGGAGGGGCGGCCCGTGCTCCTGGTCTCCGACGACCGGCAGGACGGCCTGAGCATGGAGGCGGGCCAGCCTTCGCTCAACGACCGCCTCAAGCCCTTCACCCGGCGACCGTGGGGGATCACGCAGCGCCTCTACGAGCCGGGAACGGAGCCGACCGACACGGAGCTGGTCGCGCAGAACGCCGCGCTCTGGCAGGGCTTTCAGACACGTGGGGTCTACGCGGGCTGGAAAGACGGCGACCCGCTCCAGCTGCATATCCTCGTGCGCTACTTCAACGCCCACAAGGCCCTCGCCCCCCTCGCCGAGAGGCTGGGACAGAGCGAGCTGGCCCGTGAGCACTACGCCGGGGCCAACTTCCTCTTCCAAGACCCCGAGGTCGCGGCCGGGCTCAAGCGGCTCCCCCCGAGGCCTGCCAACGAGCCCTAG
- a CDS encoding AAA family ATPase codes for MEPLWRIALFDGPRLLTAEGAEVRRFRSQRVAALLAYLCLHLGRDCPREELAEMLWPDEDPQTTANRLRFSLSSLRHQLELPGMAPGSVLDASRAGYVRLRRESVWCDVVAFDHALQQGERALAAQLATGPLLPGFYDDWILTERERLEALREGLPSAVIHAAPTPPETPERAITRQLPVYLTQFFGRETESERLIETLTSNRLVSLIGPGGMGKSRLAVETARRLPLPSTFVPLAELTDPGRLAEFTLQALGVQARNETDPLETLQGLLVRRGAFLLILDNAEHVLSAASALVLALLAHAPALTILVTSRQPLDIQGESVVLLEPLEPPHATTSPARLLEFPAVALFCDRARHAHPDFSLTPRHTEALVTICQRLEGMPLALELAAARTRTQTPSQIALALSESVLGLAATQRDIPERHRSLRAVIQSSVDLLSPELRRFFYGLALFQGGWTQEAVEAIQALPEADTFLDELVQRSLITVQEDALTGNMRFGFLETLRQFANEQCSEKELLSQRHAAYFLTLLARATEHDVRTFGPLESDLENLLAALERGGSAPTDLFWQGLTGFLTFSFIRGHHRRATPWAERAVDAWRTVEPPALRFELLHRALMLYNDLGRWDEMDQLAQELRTEALRHQAPRWALEALTHQSYTASQRKRHEDAVGLQRVALDEARALGDPPTLVRALVSLNRVLNPLAEALTPSDPKRSKALWQEAEAASREALLYDSPHSRYQANIGMGLFLALDGQGRLAEAYAQLKFGQHWALQNRSLAGLMYTLYFEQGVELRHGSPERAALLSGAFSRLREQMGYAHPHTGQEETWQVQLRESISSAAYERQIRLAYQLPLEVLVVPRTWDELTAGKRAKRMSH; via the coding sequence GTGGAGCCTCTCTGGCGTATCGCGCTCTTTGATGGCCCTCGGCTCCTCACCGCCGAGGGCGCTGAAGTGCGCCGCTTCCGCTCCCAGCGGGTGGCGGCGCTCCTGGCCTATCTCTGCCTGCACCTAGGGCGCGACTGCCCCCGCGAGGAGCTCGCCGAGATGCTCTGGCCCGACGAAGACCCGCAGACAACGGCAAACCGCCTGCGCTTCTCGCTGAGCTCCCTGCGCCACCAGCTGGAGCTCCCCGGCATGGCCCCCGGCTCGGTACTGGATGCCAGCCGCGCGGGCTATGTCCGGCTCCGGCGCGAGAGTGTCTGGTGCGATGTGGTCGCCTTCGACCACGCCCTCCAGCAAGGGGAGCGTGCCCTCGCCGCGCAGCTCGCCACGGGACCGCTCCTTCCGGGCTTCTACGACGACTGGATTCTCACGGAGCGCGAGCGGCTGGAGGCCCTCCGCGAGGGGCTTCCCTCGGCCGTGATACACGCCGCGCCCACGCCCCCCGAGACACCCGAGCGAGCGATCACGCGCCAGCTTCCGGTCTACCTGACCCAGTTCTTTGGGCGCGAGACCGAGAGCGAGCGGCTGATCGAGACCCTCACCAGCAACCGCCTAGTCTCCCTGATCGGCCCCGGAGGGATGGGCAAGAGCCGCCTAGCGGTCGAGACCGCCCGCCGCCTCCCGCTCCCCAGCACCTTTGTCCCCCTCGCCGAGCTCACCGACCCGGGACGTCTCGCGGAGTTTACGCTCCAGGCGCTCGGGGTGCAGGCCCGCAACGAGACCGATCCCCTCGAAACGCTCCAAGGACTCCTGGTGCGCCGTGGCGCGTTCCTGCTGATCCTCGACAACGCCGAGCATGTCCTGAGCGCTGCCTCGGCACTTGTTCTGGCGCTCCTGGCGCACGCGCCGGCGCTGACGATCCTGGTGACGAGCCGCCAGCCGCTGGATATCCAAGGGGAGTCCGTGGTGCTCTTGGAGCCGCTGGAGCCCCCGCACGCAACCACCTCGCCGGCGCGCCTGCTGGAGTTTCCCGCGGTCGCCCTGTTCTGTGACCGTGCCCGCCACGCCCACCCGGACTTCTCCCTGACACCGCGGCACACGGAGGCGCTGGTGACCATCTGCCAGAGGCTGGAGGGAATGCCCCTAGCGCTGGAGCTCGCCGCCGCCCGCACCCGCACCCAGACCCCCAGCCAGATCGCCCTCGCCCTCTCCGAGAGCGTGCTCGGCCTCGCCGCAACCCAGCGGGACATCCCCGAGCGCCACCGCTCGCTCCGCGCGGTGATCCAGAGCAGTGTGGACCTCCTCTCCCCCGAGCTGCGCCGCTTCTTCTATGGCCTCGCCCTCTTCCAGGGCGGCTGGACCCAGGAGGCGGTCGAGGCGATCCAAGCCCTCCCCGAGGCCGATACGTTTCTAGATGAGCTGGTCCAGCGCTCGCTGATTACCGTGCAGGAAGATGCGCTCACGGGGAACATGCGCTTTGGGTTCCTGGAGACCCTGCGCCAGTTCGCCAACGAGCAGTGCTCGGAAAAAGAGCTCCTCAGCCAGCGCCATGCCGCCTACTTTCTGACACTCCTTGCCCGTGCCACGGAGCACGATGTCCGCACGTTCGGCCCGCTGGAGTCCGATCTGGAGAACTTGCTGGCTGCCCTAGAGCGAGGCGGGAGCGCCCCCACGGACCTCTTCTGGCAGGGCCTGACGGGCTTTCTGACCTTTAGCTTCATCCGAGGCCACCACCGCCGCGCCACCCCCTGGGCCGAGCGCGCCGTGGACGCTTGGCGCACGGTCGAGCCGCCCGCCCTCCGCTTCGAGCTCCTGCACCGTGCCCTGATGCTCTACAACGATCTCGGGCGCTGGGACGAGATGGACCAGCTTGCCCAAGAGCTCCGCACCGAGGCCCTGCGCCACCAGGCCCCACGCTGGGCACTGGAGGCCCTCACCCACCAGAGCTACACGGCGTCGCAGCGCAAGCGCCACGAGGACGCCGTGGGGCTCCAGCGGGTCGCGCTCGACGAAGCCCGTGCCTTGGGCGATCCCCCCACACTGGTTCGTGCGCTTGTCTCGCTCAACCGGGTACTCAACCCCCTTGCCGAGGCTCTCACTCCGAGTGACCCAAAGCGCTCCAAGGCCCTCTGGCAAGAGGCAGAGGCGGCGTCTCGGGAGGCCCTGCTCTACGACTCGCCCCACTCGCGCTACCAGGCCAATATCGGCATGGGGCTCTTTCTGGCCCTCGATGGCCAAGGGCGCCTGGCGGAGGCCTACGCACAGCTCAAGTTTGGGCAGCACTGGGCACTGCAAAACCGCTCTCTGGCGGGGCTGATGTACACGCTCTACTTCGAGCAAGGGGTCGAGCTGCGCCACGGCTCCCCGGAGCGCGCCGCGCTTCTCTCGGGTGCCTTCTCCCGCCTCCGGGAGCAGATGGGCTATGCACACCCGCACACCGGCCAGGAAGAGACCTGGCAGGTGCAGCTCCGGGAGTCTATCTCGTCTGCCGCCTACGAGCGCCAGATCCGGCTCGCCTACCAGCTCCCTCTCGAAGTGCTTGTCGTCCCCCGCACCTGGGACGAGCTCACTGCGGGGAAAAGAGCCAAGAGGATGTCCCACTAG